The proteins below are encoded in one region of Myxococcales bacterium:
- a CDS encoding amidase yields the protein MGQANDLAMLDATAQAQLVKSGELTPVELVEAACERLERINPKLNAVIHLALDRARDAAASSELPDGPFRGVPFLLKDIGGDQKGQPYCAGMRFLKDAKWTAPEDSFFTQRIDAAGLVALGRTATSELAVLPTGETQAFGAVRNPWNLAHTTGGSSGGTAAAVAAGIVPMAHGSDGGGSIRIPASMCGIVGLKPSRGRCSFGPGAGERWSGLSGEFALTRSVRDCAALLDAVAGPAPGDPYRAALPERSFAEQSARPPERLRIGFMRDTPRDIPIHPACVRAVEKTAKLLEELGHDVELAHPPALEEGEMVGHYVKIVATSVAQALVLWGQAVGREVTEDSVEPLTWMLAQQGKALSAQDFLATIEYTHAFGRRLSTWWESGYDLLLTPGTAQPAPPIGTLVSTVEEPLKAYFLAAPYGIFTLPHNLSGQPGISLPLHVSEEGLPIGSQLVAQVGQEGLLLSCAAQLEAATPWQSNTPPIFG from the coding sequence ATGGGACAAGCAAACGATCTCGCGATGCTGGACGCCACCGCTCAAGCGCAGCTCGTCAAAAGCGGCGAACTGACGCCGGTGGAGTTGGTGGAAGCCGCCTGCGAACGGCTCGAACGCATCAATCCCAAACTCAACGCCGTGATTCACCTGGCACTCGACCGCGCGCGCGACGCGGCTGCGTCCTCGGAACTTCCCGACGGTCCCTTCCGCGGGGTTCCCTTCTTGCTGAAGGACATCGGTGGTGATCAAAAGGGCCAGCCCTATTGCGCGGGAATGCGCTTTTTGAAAGATGCCAAGTGGACCGCGCCCGAGGACAGCTTCTTTACTCAGCGCATTGATGCTGCGGGACTAGTGGCCTTGGGAAGGACGGCTACCTCTGAACTCGCGGTGCTTCCCACCGGAGAAACCCAGGCCTTCGGTGCGGTACGCAATCCCTGGAATCTCGCTCACACCACCGGAGGTTCGAGCGGTGGAACCGCTGCGGCGGTGGCGGCGGGGATCGTCCCGATGGCGCACGGCAGTGACGGCGGCGGGTCGATCCGCATTCCCGCGAGCATGTGCGGCATTGTCGGGCTCAAGCCGAGTCGCGGGCGCTGTTCCTTTGGTCCGGGTGCCGGCGAACGTTGGAGCGGTCTGTCGGGCGAGTTTGCGCTCACGCGATCGGTGCGCGACTGCGCAGCCTTGCTCGACGCGGTGGCGGGACCCGCACCCGGTGACCCCTACAGGGCGGCGCTACCCGAACGATCCTTTGCCGAACAGTCCGCCCGCCCTCCGGAACGCCTGCGCATCGGATTCATGCGCGACACCCCGCGCGACATTCCGATCCACCCCGCTTGTGTCCGCGCCGTAGAAAAGACCGCCAAGCTGCTCGAGGAGTTGGGACACGACGTCGAACTCGCACACCCACCCGCCCTCGAAGAAGGTGAAATGGTGGGGCACTACGTAAAGATTGTCGCAACCAGTGTCGCCCAGGCGCTCGTTTTGTGGGGGCAAGCGGTGGGGAGGGAAGTCACCGAGGACAGTGTCGAACCCCTGACCTGGATGCTCGCCCAACAGGGCAAGGCACTCTCGGCTCAAGATTTTCTTGCAACGATCGAATACACGCACGCCTTCGGCCGGCGACTGTCGACTTGGTGGGAAAGCGGTTACGACCTTCTCTTGACCCCGGGCACCGCCCAACCAGCTCCACCCATAGGAACACTGGTCTCGACAGTCGAAGAACCCCTGAAGGCCTACTTCCTGGCCGCCCCGTACGGAATCTTCACCCTTCCCCACAACCTCTCAGGCCAACCGGGAATCTCGCTCCCACTCCACGTATCAGAAGAGGGCCTGCCCATCGGTTCCCAGCTAGTCGCCCAGGTGGGACAGGAAGGTCTACTCCTGAGTTGCGCCGCCCAACTGGAAGCCGCCACCCCCTGGCAAAGCAACACCCCACCAATCTTCGGCTAA
- a CDS encoding nucleotidyltransferase family protein, with the protein MSTLSKAPGTASVHESSGPVAALILAAGGSTRMGTPKALLPWGDTTLLGHCIEVALASTCDEVWVAVGADEEAVENAIRDSGVQVIRHEQWRAGMGSTIAVAVGQLSQRLGGVMILPCDQPFVTPELLDSLLERRIADGTELAACRYRDTVGPPAFFSRSAFERLASLTGDRGAKALLIENLERVALVDFPLGAFDIDTPEDYDRALDELARRKDR; encoded by the coding sequence ATGTCGACCCTATCCAAAGCCCCCGGCACAGCCAGCGTACACGAATCTTCGGGTCCCGTGGCGGCACTCATCCTGGCGGCTGGAGGGTCCACGCGAATGGGAACCCCCAAGGCCTTGTTGCCGTGGGGCGACACAACGCTGCTGGGACACTGCATCGAGGTCGCCCTCGCCTCGACCTGCGACGAGGTCTGGGTGGCGGTCGGCGCAGACGAGGAAGCGGTTGAGAATGCGATTCGAGACTCGGGCGTTCAAGTGATTCGCCACGAACAATGGCGGGCGGGGATGGGCTCGACCATCGCGGTCGCCGTGGGTCAATTGAGTCAACGCCTGGGTGGAGTGATGATCCTCCCGTGTGACCAGCCCTTCGTCACACCGGAGCTGCTCGACAGCTTGCTCGAACGCCGCATCGCGGACGGAACCGAGCTGGCGGCGTGCCGCTATCGAGACACCGTAGGCCCCCCCGCGTTTTTTTCCCGCAGTGCGTTCGAACGGCTCGCATCCCTGACCGGGGACCGCGGCGCCAAAGCGCTGCTGATCGAAAATCTAGAGCGGGTCGCCCTCGTAGACTTTCCACTCGGCGCGTTCGATATCGATACCCCCGAAGACTATGATCGAGCCCTTGACGAACTCGCGCGCCGGAAAGACCGCTGA
- the aceE gene encoding pyruvate dehydrogenase (acetyl-transferring), homodimeric type yields the protein MTQDHDVDPEETRDWLDSLHSVLEKEGIERAHYLIERLVAEMRRSGAHLPYKATTAYLNTIRKSDEERSPGEPGLEHRIRSINRWNALAMVYNANTISSELGGHISSYASCATLYEVGFNHFFHAPTEDHGGDLIYFQGHSAPGIYARAFLEGRLSEDQLRKFRQEVDGGGLSSYPHPWLMRDFWSFPTVSMGLCSLMAIYQARFMKHLHQRSIIDATERKVWAFLGDGEMDEPESRGAISLASREELDNLIFVINCNLQRLDGPVRGNAKIIQELEGDFRGAGWNVIKVIWGEGWDRLLAKDKKGMLLKRMEEAVDGDYQNYKAKGGAYVREHFFGKYPETAEMVADMTDDDIWALQRGGHDPAKVYAAYAQAMQHTGQPTVILAKTVKGYGLGKGGESVNIAHSLKKPGRDALRAFRDRYRIPIPDDQLDNPPFYKPDHNSAEMQYLRECREALGGFLPVRSGDIAPLKIPDFEIFANQTEGTGKREISTTMAFVRMLTALTRDEELKWRIVPIVPDEARTFGMEGLFRTLGIYSVKGQLYDPVDADQVMWYKEDSAGQILQEGITEAGAFSSWIAAATAYANHDVSMIPFYIFYSMFGFQRIGDLAWAAGDSQARGFLLGGTAGRTTLAGEGLQHQDGHSLVLASTIPNCRAYDPTFNYELAVIIHEGLIRMFQERESVFYYISVMNENYTHPPMPKGRPNGIREGIIQGMYLFEEGGAGELRVQLLGSGAILREVIAASKLLKEDWGVESDIWSVTSFNELARNGAEVDRWNLLHPDETPRVPIITQNLAPYSGPVIAASDYIRTYVDQVRGFVPRNYRVLGTDGYGRSDTRSKLREFFEVDSRYVAIAALKSLAEEGQIQNEQVSQAIKKYGIDPNKPNPAKV from the coding sequence ATGACCCAAGATCACGATGTCGATCCAGAGGAAACGCGCGACTGGTTGGATTCACTGCATTCGGTGCTCGAAAAGGAAGGCATCGAACGCGCGCACTACCTGATCGAACGTCTCGTTGCAGAAATGCGACGCTCGGGGGCGCATCTTCCCTACAAGGCCACCACCGCCTACCTGAACACCATTCGCAAGAGTGACGAAGAGCGCTCCCCCGGCGAGCCGGGACTCGAACACCGCATTCGCTCAATTAACCGCTGGAACGCACTCGCGATGGTTTACAACGCCAACACCATCAGCAGCGAGCTGGGCGGACACATTTCGAGCTATGCCTCGTGCGCGACGCTCTACGAGGTCGGGTTCAACCATTTCTTTCACGCCCCGACCGAGGATCACGGCGGCGACCTCATCTACTTCCAGGGCCACAGCGCTCCGGGGATCTACGCCCGCGCGTTTCTCGAGGGTCGGCTCAGCGAAGATCAGCTGCGAAAATTCCGCCAGGAGGTCGACGGCGGTGGGCTCTCTTCCTATCCGCATCCATGGTTGATGCGCGATTTTTGGAGTTTTCCCACAGTGTCGATGGGCCTTTGCTCTCTGATGGCGATTTATCAGGCGCGCTTCATGAAGCATCTGCATCAGCGCAGCATCATCGACGCCACCGAACGAAAGGTCTGGGCTTTCCTGGGTGATGGCGAGATGGACGAGCCCGAATCCCGGGGCGCCATCTCCTTGGCATCGCGCGAAGAACTCGACAACCTCATCTTTGTGATCAATTGCAATCTTCAACGCCTCGACGGTCCGGTACGGGGCAATGCAAAGATCATCCAGGAACTCGAAGGCGACTTCCGCGGAGCGGGCTGGAATGTCATCAAGGTAATCTGGGGCGAAGGTTGGGACCGCCTGCTCGCCAAAGACAAAAAAGGCATGTTGCTCAAGCGCATGGAAGAGGCGGTTGACGGCGACTACCAGAACTACAAGGCCAAGGGCGGCGCTTATGTGCGCGAGCACTTCTTTGGCAAGTATCCCGAAACCGCCGAAATGGTCGCCGACATGACCGACGACGATATCTGGGCGCTGCAACGCGGTGGTCATGACCCGGCCAAGGTGTACGCCGCCTACGCCCAGGCGATGCAGCATACCGGGCAACCGACGGTGATCCTGGCAAAGACCGTCAAGGGCTATGGCCTCGGCAAGGGGGGCGAGAGTGTGAACATCGCCCACTCGCTCAAGAAACCCGGCCGCGATGCCCTGCGAGCATTTCGAGACCGCTACCGCATTCCGATCCCCGACGATCAACTCGACAATCCGCCCTTCTACAAGCCCGACCACAACAGCGCCGAAATGCAGTACCTGCGCGAGTGTCGGGAAGCTTTGGGAGGCTTCTTGCCGGTGCGGAGCGGCGATATTGCGCCACTGAAGATTCCCGACTTCGAGATCTTCGCCAATCAAACCGAAGGAACGGGCAAGCGCGAGATTTCGACCACGATGGCTTTTGTCCGCATGCTGACAGCACTGACTCGAGACGAAGAACTCAAGTGGCGAATCGTTCCCATCGTGCCCGACGAGGCGCGAACCTTCGGCATGGAAGGACTGTTCCGCACCCTGGGCATCTACTCCGTAAAGGGCCAGCTCTACGATCCCGTCGATGCCGATCAGGTGATGTGGTACAAGGAAGACTCCGCCGGACAGATCCTGCAAGAAGGCATCACGGAAGCCGGAGCCTTTTCCTCCTGGATCGCGGCCGCGACCGCCTACGCGAATCACGACGTTTCCATGATCCCCTTCTACATCTTCTATTCGATGTTCGGCTTCCAGCGCATTGGCGATCTCGCCTGGGCCGCCGGGGACAGCCAGGCCCGGGGCTTTTTGCTGGGAGGCACTGCGGGGCGCACGACCTTGGCGGGCGAAGGCTTGCAACATCAAGATGGACACAGCCTGGTGCTCGCCTCGACGATCCCCAACTGCCGCGCCTACGATCCGACCTTCAACTATGAACTCGCGGTGATCATCCACGAAGGCCTGATCCGCATGTTCCAGGAGCGCGAGAGCGTCTTCTATTACATCAGCGTGATGAACGAGAACTACACCCATCCGCCTATGCCTAAAGGGCGGCCCAATGGAATTCGCGAGGGAATCATCCAAGGGATGTACCTGTTCGAAGAAGGCGGCGCCGGTGAACTCCGGGTGCAGCTGCTGGGCAGCGGTGCGATCCTTCGTGAGGTCATTGCGGCGAGCAAGCTGCTCAAAGAGGACTGGGGGGTCGAGTCCGACATCTGGAGTGTCACGAGCTTCAACGAACTCGCGCGCAATGGTGCGGAAGTCGATCGCTGGAACCTGCTCCACCCGGACGAAACGCCGAGAGTTCCGATCATCACCCAGAACCTCGCCCCGTATTCCGGTCCGGTCATTGCGGCCAGTGACTACATTCGCACCTACGTGGATCAAGTGCGCGGCTTCGTGCCGCGAAACTACCGGGTGCTCGGGACCGACGGCTACGGGCGCAGCGACACACGGTCCAAACTGCGAGAGTTCTTCGAAGTCGACAGTCGCTATGTCGCGATCGCGGCGCTCAAGTCCCTTGCAGAAGAAGGCCAGATCCAAAACGAGCAGGTAAGCCAGGCGATCAAGAAGTACGGCATCGACCCCAATAAACCCAACCCGGCGAAGGTATAG